One Xyrauchen texanus isolate HMW12.3.18 chromosome 2, RBS_HiC_50CHRs, whole genome shotgun sequence genomic window carries:
- the LOC127618412 gene encoding ubiquitin carboxyl-terminal hydrolase CYLD-like isoform X1, whose protein sequence is MSSALWSQEKPAGSYRDDWRFYIVVKECIVEKPGQKTLRIPRGSLGQACQERNSLGRTIPPSKGKRSLRILDQTNVVVSLDEWDVMELEEKLAELLFPITNCEERYSLLCNRARLDRARDIGCGSKVRVLLRSGDEPLPGVVRFKGALLPDRALSGVWFGVELLEEGRGQGFTEGSYQGQQLFRCEDECGVFVALDKLELWEDEELEVDRVTLVDNDPELEGDVPPLEISSRVLVQTREGPERGTIIFCDLLPGNESLGYYVGVDMDNPIGDWDGIINGKLLCDFASLEHTRLVPICDVMPEYSMQDPRLPKVFASSDKPGSHSKPKSKGLGLQTGSRSKSEFYYTLNGSSVDHPAQSKAKSTWYIDEVGEDPAKSLTDTPPDFNLASSPSRAPPATTSLSNDNKFHSLPFSLSRKVGPNGSMSHGPLSLSAGSVMGEKQEVLPPAVTPAQRPPSPPQGQPGLEVGSMVEVKDNPPLCGVIRWVGLPPGLQEPLAGLELEEECVGCTDGTFKGIRYFTCPPKKALFVKLKCCRPDSRFPSLNHSPNPIERCNSIAFGGYLSEVVNENTPPRTENDSLEVMVGKKKGIQGHYNSCYLDSTLFCLFSFSSVLDTVLLRPRSKTDVEYYKETQELLRTEIVNPLRIHGYVCATKIMKLRRILEKVEAASGFTSEEKDPEEFLNILFHHILRVDPLLKLRSAGQKVQDSYFYQIFMDKKDKVLVPTSQQLLEWSFINSDLKFAEAPSCLIIQMPRFGKDFKMFNKIFPSLELDITDLLDDTPRECRICGGLALYECRECYEDGGITPGKIKQFCEKCNTQVHLHPRRKAHRYVKLSVPKELLESAWRQGSYPQQQMELFAVLCIETSHYVAFVKYGSADSAWLFFDSMADRDGGQNGFNIPQVSPCPEIGAYLKMTPEELHALDPKNIQGYARRLLCDAYMCMYQSPTMSLYK, encoded by the exons ATGAGCTCTGCTCTATGGAGCCAGGAGAAGCCTGCAGGCAGTTACCGGGATGACTGGCGCTTCTACATTGTGGTGAAGGAGTGCATTGTGGAAAAGCCAGGCCAGAAGACCCTGCGCATCCCACGTGGCAGCCTTGGTCAAGCGTGCCAAGAACGCAACAGCCTCGGCCGCACAATCCCACCTAGCAAGGGGAAGCGTAGCCTCCGGATCCTGGATCAGACAAATGTAGTGGTGAGCCTGGATGAGTGGGATGTGATGGAGCTGGAGGAGAAGCTCGCCGAGCTTCTGTTCCCTATCACCAACTGTGAGGAGCGTTACAGCCTGCTATGCAACAGAGCACGTCTGGATAGGGCCCGTGACATCGGCTGCGGATCGAAAGTGCGAGTGCTGCTGAGGTCTGGCGATGAACCGCTTCCAGGCGTGGTTCGCTTTAAAGGAGCCTTGCTGCCTGACCGAGCACTGAGCGGCGTCTGGTTTGGTGTTGAATTGCTG gaggAGGGCCGGGGTCAGGGTTTCACCGAGGGCTCTTATCAGGGTCAGCAGCTGTTTCGTTGTGAAGATGAATGTGGTGTTTTTGTTGCATTGGATAAACTTGAGCTCTGGGAAGATGAAGAGCTTGAGGTGGATCGTGTGACGCTAGTAGATAATGACCCGGAACTGGAAGGCGATGTCCCGCCACTGGAGATCAGCTCTAGAGTATTGGTGCAGACACGGGAAGGCCCAGAAAGGGGCACTATTATCTTCTGTGACTTACTGCCTGGCAACGAGAGTCTTGGATATTACGTTGGTGTTGATAtg GACAATCCCATTGGAGACTGGGACGGGATCATCAACGGCAAACTACTGTGTGATTTTGCCAGTCTTGAACACACCCGTCTTGTCCCCATCTGTGATGTGATGCCAG AATACTCCATGCAGGATCCGAGGCTGCCCAAAGTCTTTGCCAGCAGTGACAAGCCTGGCAGCCATAGCAAACCAAAGAGCAAAG GATTAGGCCTGCAGACTGGCAGCAGGAGCAAGTCTGAGTTTTATTATACGTTAAATGGCAGCTCGGTCGATCACCCCGCTCAGTCCAAAGCCAAAAGCACATGGTACATAGATGAAG TTGGTGAGGACCCGGCCAAGTCATTGACAGACACGCCCCCAGACTTCAACCTGGCCTCATCCCCCTCTCGAGCTCCTCCTGCAACCACCTCGCTGTCCAATGATAACAAGTTCCACTCTTTGCCCTTCAGTTTGAGCCGCAAAGTTGGCCCCAATGGGAGCATGAGCCATGGCCCCCTGTCACTGTCTGCAGGCTCAGTGATGGGGGAGAAGCAGGAGGTCTTGCCCCCTGCAGTCACGCCTGCCCAGAGGCCACCGTCGCCCCCACAAGGCCAGCCAGGGTTAGAGGTCGGGTCGATGGTGGAGGTTAAAGATAACCCACCATTGTGTGGGGTCATTCGCTGGGTTGGTCTACCTCCAGGACTACAGGAGCCACTTGCTGGGCTAGAGCTG GAGGAGGAGTGTGTGGGCTGCACTGATGGCACATTTAAAGGGATACGTTATTTCACATGTCCACCCAAGAAAGCTCTGTTTGTCAAACTTAAATGCTGCAGGCCTGACTCACGATTCCCATCCTTAAATCATTCACCCAACCCCATCGAACGATGCAACTCCATAG CATTTGGGGGTTACCTGAGTGAAGTAGTTAATGAGAACACTCCTCCTCGGACAGAGAATGACAGCTTAGAGGTGATGGTGGGAAAGAAGAAAGGAATTCAAGGACATTATAACTCCTGCTATCTAGACTCCACTCTATTTTG TCTTTTCTCTTTTAGTTCTGTGTTGGATACTGTGCTTCTGAGGCCCAGATCTAAGACTGATGTGGAATACTACAAAGAGACACAAGAGTTACTGCGCACAGAAATAGTCAACCCACTGCGGAT ACATGGGTATGTGTGTGCCACTAAAATCATGAAACTTAGGAGGATATTGGAGAAAGTGGAGGCGGCGTCAGGATTCACTTCGGAAGAGAAGG ATCCAGAGGAATTCCTCAACATACTGTTTCATCACATCCTGAGAGTTGACCCACTTCTCAAACTACG GTCTGCAGGGCAGAAGGTGCAGGACTCTTACTTCTATCAAATTTTTATGGATAAGAAAGATAAAGTGCTGGTGCCAACCAGCCAGCAACTACTTGAATGGTCCTTCATCAACAGTGACCTCAAATTTGCTGAG GCCCCCTCTTGCCTTATAATCCAGATGCCTCGCTTTGGAAAGGACTTTAAGATGTTTAATAAGATCTTTCCTTCCCTGGAGCTTGACATCACAGATCTATTAGATGACA cccCCAGAGAATGTCGAATCTGTGGTGGTTTAGCTCTTTATGAGTGCAGAGAGTGCTACGAAGATGGTGGCATCACACCAGGAAAGATTAAGCAGTTCTGTGAAAAGTGCAATACACAG GTACATCTGCACCCTCGGCGTAAGGCTCATCGGTATGTTAAGTTATCTGTCCCTAAAGAGCTGCTGGAGTCAGCATGGAGACAAGGTTCTTACCCTCAACAGCAGATGGAGCTGTTTGCTGTGCTCTGCATTGAGACAAGCCACTATGTCGCCTTTGTCAAATACGGATCCGCAGACTCTGCCTGGCTCTTCTTCGACAGTATGGCTGATCGTGATG GTGGCCAGAATGGGTTTAACATCCCACAGGTGTCCCCATGTCCAGAAATAGGGGCCTACCTGAAGATGACCCCTGAGGAGCTTCATGCGCTGGACCCCAAGAACATCCAGGGCTATGCCCGCAGACTTCTCTGTGACGCTTATATGTGCATGTACCAGAGTCCTACTATGAGCCTCTATAAATAG
- the LOC127618412 gene encoding ubiquitin carboxyl-terminal hydrolase CYLD-like isoform X2: MSSALWSQEKPAGSYRDDWRFYIVVKECIVEKPGQKTLRIPRGSLGQACQERNSLGRTIPPSKGKRSLRILDQTNVVVSLDEWDVMELEEKLAELLFPITNCEERYSLLCNRARLDRARDIGCGSKVRVLLRSGDEPLPGVVRFKGALLPDRALSGVWFGVELLEEGRGQGFTEGSYQGQQLFRCEDECGVFVALDKLELWEDEELEVDRVTLVDNDPELEGDVPPLEISSRVLVQTREGPERGTIIFCDLLPGNESLGYYVGVDMDNPIGDWDGIINGKLLCDFASLEHTRLVPICDVMPEYSMQDPRLPKVFASSDKPGSHSKPKSKVGEDPAKSLTDTPPDFNLASSPSRAPPATTSLSNDNKFHSLPFSLSRKVGPNGSMSHGPLSLSAGSVMGEKQEVLPPAVTPAQRPPSPPQGQPGLEVGSMVEVKDNPPLCGVIRWVGLPPGLQEPLAGLELEEECVGCTDGTFKGIRYFTCPPKKALFVKLKCCRPDSRFPSLNHSPNPIERCNSIAFGGYLSEVVNENTPPRTENDSLEVMVGKKKGIQGHYNSCYLDSTLFCLFSFSSVLDTVLLRPRSKTDVEYYKETQELLRTEIVNPLRIHGYVCATKIMKLRRILEKVEAASGFTSEEKDPEEFLNILFHHILRVDPLLKLRSAGQKVQDSYFYQIFMDKKDKVLVPTSQQLLEWSFINSDLKFAEAPSCLIIQMPRFGKDFKMFNKIFPSLELDITDLLDDTPRECRICGGLALYECRECYEDGGITPGKIKQFCEKCNTQVHLHPRRKAHRYVKLSVPKELLESAWRQGSYPQQQMELFAVLCIETSHYVAFVKYGSADSAWLFFDSMADRDGGQNGFNIPQVSPCPEIGAYLKMTPEELHALDPKNIQGYARRLLCDAYMCMYQSPTMSLYK, from the exons ATGAGCTCTGCTCTATGGAGCCAGGAGAAGCCTGCAGGCAGTTACCGGGATGACTGGCGCTTCTACATTGTGGTGAAGGAGTGCATTGTGGAAAAGCCAGGCCAGAAGACCCTGCGCATCCCACGTGGCAGCCTTGGTCAAGCGTGCCAAGAACGCAACAGCCTCGGCCGCACAATCCCACCTAGCAAGGGGAAGCGTAGCCTCCGGATCCTGGATCAGACAAATGTAGTGGTGAGCCTGGATGAGTGGGATGTGATGGAGCTGGAGGAGAAGCTCGCCGAGCTTCTGTTCCCTATCACCAACTGTGAGGAGCGTTACAGCCTGCTATGCAACAGAGCACGTCTGGATAGGGCCCGTGACATCGGCTGCGGATCGAAAGTGCGAGTGCTGCTGAGGTCTGGCGATGAACCGCTTCCAGGCGTGGTTCGCTTTAAAGGAGCCTTGCTGCCTGACCGAGCACTGAGCGGCGTCTGGTTTGGTGTTGAATTGCTG gaggAGGGCCGGGGTCAGGGTTTCACCGAGGGCTCTTATCAGGGTCAGCAGCTGTTTCGTTGTGAAGATGAATGTGGTGTTTTTGTTGCATTGGATAAACTTGAGCTCTGGGAAGATGAAGAGCTTGAGGTGGATCGTGTGACGCTAGTAGATAATGACCCGGAACTGGAAGGCGATGTCCCGCCACTGGAGATCAGCTCTAGAGTATTGGTGCAGACACGGGAAGGCCCAGAAAGGGGCACTATTATCTTCTGTGACTTACTGCCTGGCAACGAGAGTCTTGGATATTACGTTGGTGTTGATAtg GACAATCCCATTGGAGACTGGGACGGGATCATCAACGGCAAACTACTGTGTGATTTTGCCAGTCTTGAACACACCCGTCTTGTCCCCATCTGTGATGTGATGCCAG AATACTCCATGCAGGATCCGAGGCTGCCCAAAGTCTTTGCCAGCAGTGACAAGCCTGGCAGCCATAGCAAACCAAAGAGCAAAG TTGGTGAGGACCCGGCCAAGTCATTGACAGACACGCCCCCAGACTTCAACCTGGCCTCATCCCCCTCTCGAGCTCCTCCTGCAACCACCTCGCTGTCCAATGATAACAAGTTCCACTCTTTGCCCTTCAGTTTGAGCCGCAAAGTTGGCCCCAATGGGAGCATGAGCCATGGCCCCCTGTCACTGTCTGCAGGCTCAGTGATGGGGGAGAAGCAGGAGGTCTTGCCCCCTGCAGTCACGCCTGCCCAGAGGCCACCGTCGCCCCCACAAGGCCAGCCAGGGTTAGAGGTCGGGTCGATGGTGGAGGTTAAAGATAACCCACCATTGTGTGGGGTCATTCGCTGGGTTGGTCTACCTCCAGGACTACAGGAGCCACTTGCTGGGCTAGAGCTG GAGGAGGAGTGTGTGGGCTGCACTGATGGCACATTTAAAGGGATACGTTATTTCACATGTCCACCCAAGAAAGCTCTGTTTGTCAAACTTAAATGCTGCAGGCCTGACTCACGATTCCCATCCTTAAATCATTCACCCAACCCCATCGAACGATGCAACTCCATAG CATTTGGGGGTTACCTGAGTGAAGTAGTTAATGAGAACACTCCTCCTCGGACAGAGAATGACAGCTTAGAGGTGATGGTGGGAAAGAAGAAAGGAATTCAAGGACATTATAACTCCTGCTATCTAGACTCCACTCTATTTTG TCTTTTCTCTTTTAGTTCTGTGTTGGATACTGTGCTTCTGAGGCCCAGATCTAAGACTGATGTGGAATACTACAAAGAGACACAAGAGTTACTGCGCACAGAAATAGTCAACCCACTGCGGAT ACATGGGTATGTGTGTGCCACTAAAATCATGAAACTTAGGAGGATATTGGAGAAAGTGGAGGCGGCGTCAGGATTCACTTCGGAAGAGAAGG ATCCAGAGGAATTCCTCAACATACTGTTTCATCACATCCTGAGAGTTGACCCACTTCTCAAACTACG GTCTGCAGGGCAGAAGGTGCAGGACTCTTACTTCTATCAAATTTTTATGGATAAGAAAGATAAAGTGCTGGTGCCAACCAGCCAGCAACTACTTGAATGGTCCTTCATCAACAGTGACCTCAAATTTGCTGAG GCCCCCTCTTGCCTTATAATCCAGATGCCTCGCTTTGGAAAGGACTTTAAGATGTTTAATAAGATCTTTCCTTCCCTGGAGCTTGACATCACAGATCTATTAGATGACA cccCCAGAGAATGTCGAATCTGTGGTGGTTTAGCTCTTTATGAGTGCAGAGAGTGCTACGAAGATGGTGGCATCACACCAGGAAAGATTAAGCAGTTCTGTGAAAAGTGCAATACACAG GTACATCTGCACCCTCGGCGTAAGGCTCATCGGTATGTTAAGTTATCTGTCCCTAAAGAGCTGCTGGAGTCAGCATGGAGACAAGGTTCTTACCCTCAACAGCAGATGGAGCTGTTTGCTGTGCTCTGCATTGAGACAAGCCACTATGTCGCCTTTGTCAAATACGGATCCGCAGACTCTGCCTGGCTCTTCTTCGACAGTATGGCTGATCGTGATG GTGGCCAGAATGGGTTTAACATCCCACAGGTGTCCCCATGTCCAGAAATAGGGGCCTACCTGAAGATGACCCCTGAGGAGCTTCATGCGCTGGACCCCAAGAACATCCAGGGCTATGCCCGCAGACTTCTCTGTGACGCTTATATGTGCATGTACCAGAGTCCTACTATGAGCCTCTATAAATAG